The Acutalibacter muris genomic sequence GCGGAAAGAAAAGATATTGAGCTCGGTAGTCACGGAATTTCTCAAGAGTGGAGAGCCGGTTGGAAGCAAAGTTATCGCCGAGGAGATAGGCGTTTCTTCGGCCACCGTTCGTAACGAAATGTCCGGCCTAACTGAAATGGGGCTTTTGGAGCAGCCGCACACTTCGGCGGGCCGTGTGCCTTCTCAGAAGGGATACCGGGAATTTGTGGACCGGCTGATGGAGGTGCCTTCGCTGACCCCGGAGGAAAAGCGGCTGATAGATGCGAAGCTGGCGCCGGTATTGTACGATACGGAGCAGTTGTTGGTGCGCACTGTTGAGCTGGCGGCTTCTATAAGCAGATGTGCGGCGGCTGTCACCACTCCAGGTGGTGCAGGAGCTAGGGTCAGGGCGATACAGCTGGTGCAGACCAGCCGGCGCACGGCTATGCTGCTGATGATGAGCTCAACAGGAACTATGAAGAATCGCATATTTCGATGTGATTATGATTTGACCACAGATATTCTCCGTGTGTTCTTCAGAGCGTTCAACGAAAGGATTGCTGGTAAAAAGGTTTCTGACATTACCCCAGCGTTTTTGCAGAGTCTCGGAGCGTCTCTTGGTGAAATGTACGCTCTAGTGGGCGCACCGTTGAGAGCGCTGCTGGAGGCGGCCCATGACACCGCGCGTACTGAGATGCTGCTTGGGGGACAGATGAATCTGCTTTTTTACCCGGAGATTGAGCCCAGAAACGCCAGGAATATTCTGGGTCTGCTGGAAAATAAAGAGGAATTCTCTATGCTTTTGCGGCAGAAGCCGGGCAAAGTGACCACTATGATAGGCCGAGAGTGCGGACGGCCAGAACTGGATACAGTGTCTATGATGGTATCGCGCTATACTATAGACAGACAGGACGCCGGGGCGGTTGCGGTGGTTGGACCGGTACGCATGGACTATCCACGGCTCACCGCTGTGCTGGAATATCTGACAGATACGCTCAGCGCCCAGCTGACACAGCTGACAGGAGATAATTAGGGAGCGTATATACAATAACAAAATAGCAGGAAAGGAGCTGCTCAACATGAAGGATAAAGAAGAAAAG encodes the following:
- the hrcA gene encoding heat-inducible transcriptional repressor HrcA gives rise to the protein MELTLRKEKILSSVVTEFLKSGEPVGSKVIAEEIGVSSATVRNEMSGLTEMGLLEQPHTSAGRVPSQKGYREFVDRLMEVPSLTPEEKRLIDAKLAPVLYDTEQLLVRTVELAASISRCAAAVTTPGGAGARVRAIQLVQTSRRTAMLLMMSSTGTMKNRIFRCDYDLTTDILRVFFRAFNERIAGKKVSDITPAFLQSLGASLGEMYALVGAPLRALLEAAHDTARTEMLLGGQMNLLFYPEIEPRNARNILGLLENKEEFSMLLRQKPGKVTTMIGRECGRPELDTVSMMVSRYTIDRQDAGAVAVVGPVRMDYPRLTAVLEYLTDTLSAQLTQLTGDN